From Saprospiraceae bacterium, one genomic window encodes:
- a CDS encoding helix-turn-helix transcriptional regulator, translating to MNQLFKIFKVDVAEANKISASPDEPHKHEFEELIIGTEGQLEHFIDFKTTSLEAPLVSFVTKGKVHRVIPKPVQGKCAMWVLRFKSEFIPEITFQLYAHYHDHASLKLEAGSCFHRLVILCEIIDGEMQQVNPDLGVVKHLLSALFIMIESERKKMVVNQEPWNLTQNNTFQNFLKILEENYHRPLGVEFYAEKLFMSSRNLNLICKNILHQTVSEIIETRKLIEAKNQLTHTDKNISEIGFDLGFNEKAYFTNVFKKRTGQTPSEFREEMKTLLS from the coding sequence ATGAACCAACTTTTCAAAATATTTAAAGTGGATGTAGCGGAAGCAAACAAAATATCGGCCAGTCCGGACGAACCGCATAAACATGAATTTGAGGAATTGATCATTGGAACAGAAGGGCAACTGGAGCACTTTATAGACTTCAAAACCACCAGTCTGGAGGCACCTCTGGTCAGTTTCGTGACCAAAGGAAAGGTACATCGGGTCATCCCAAAGCCGGTCCAAGGAAAATGCGCTATGTGGGTGCTCCGCTTTAAAAGCGAGTTTATTCCGGAAATCACTTTCCAATTATACGCACACTATCACGACCACGCAAGTCTAAAATTGGAAGCCGGAAGTTGCTTCCATCGTCTTGTAATCCTCTGTGAGATCATTGATGGAGAAATGCAACAAGTAAACCCGGACCTCGGTGTGGTAAAGCATTTACTGAGTGCCCTTTTTATCATGATCGAATCGGAAAGAAAAAAAATGGTTGTCAATCAGGAGCCGTGGAATCTCACACAAAACAACACTTTTCAAAATTTTCTCAAAATCTTGGAAGAGAACTATCACCGACCGCTTGGGGTTGAATTTTATGCCGAAAAACTATTTATGTCCTCCAGAAATTTAAATCTGATTTGCAAAAACATACTTCACCAAACTGTCAGCGAAATCATTGAAACCCGGAAGCTCATCGAAGCCAAAAACCAACTGACGCATACCGACAAAAACATCTCAGAAATTGGTTTTGATCTGGGCTTTAATGAGAAAGCTTACTTTACCAACGTATTTAAAAAACGAACGGGGCAGACCCCTTCTGAATTTCGGGAAGAGATGAAAACCCTGCTTTCCTGA
- a CDS encoding YceI family protein: MATGSKTKWVLDPTHSELTFKVKHMMISNVKGSFNNFSIDLKDDNLERSSIAARVEASSINTNSEQRDGHLKSADFFDVENHRELKFKSTSFTKKQNGDFRLKGMLTIKGISKEVEFDVEYGGIHKDPWGNQKAGYSIQGIINRKDWGLNWNAALETGGVLVSEEVKIAGEFQFVNQQ; the protein is encoded by the coding sequence ATGGCAACAGGATCAAAAACAAAATGGGTCTTAGACCCTACCCACTCCGAACTTACTTTTAAAGTAAAGCACATGATGATCTCCAACGTGAAAGGGTCATTTAATAATTTCTCGATCGACTTAAAGGATGACAATCTCGAGCGATCATCCATTGCTGCAAGGGTAGAAGCATCGTCCATCAACACCAACAGCGAACAAAGGGATGGACACCTTAAGTCAGCGGACTTTTTTGATGTGGAAAACCACAGGGAACTTAAGTTTAAAAGCACTTCCTTTACAAAAAAACAAAATGGAGATTTTCGATTGAAGGGCATGCTGACCATCAAAGGAATTAGCAAAGAAGTCGAATTTGATGTGGAATACGGAGGCATCCACAAAGACCCCTGGGGAAATCAAAAAGCGGGTTACTCCATTCAGGGAATCATAAACCGAAAAGATTGGGGCTTAAACTGGAATGCCGCTTTGGAAACAGGTGGTGTTTTAGTCAGTGAAGAAGTGAAAATAGCAGGAGAATTTCAATTTGTAAATCAACAATAA
- a CDS encoding pirin family protein — translation MDKKKISFSAQGKRADIGDIRILRILPNRYADAVGPFVFLDHIAPVKHPYNKEFMNSGTGPHPHRGIATLTYILQGEGEHFDSRGNHAKVHSGGAQWMKAGNGIVHDETFKVDSKTDDRMTHGFQFWINLPAKIKAEPPEYLSIAAEEVPKYIIDDERSWLKVIVGEFEHLKSKIPNYSKQFVYHLHLERGKQCSISTENDLEYAAFLPEHDVVINDTNYKSGEFIEFGREEGIIEINNPFDSAVDLILFGGEKYTEPIVAHGPFVMNSEAEIAEAFRDFHAGKYGELIKHSN, via the coding sequence ATGGATAAAAAGAAAATAAGTTTCTCCGCCCAGGGAAAAAGAGCCGACATTGGCGACATTCGCATATTACGTATTTTACCCAACAGATATGCGGATGCTGTCGGCCCTTTTGTATTTCTGGATCACATTGCTCCCGTCAAACACCCATATAATAAAGAGTTCATGAATTCAGGTACAGGACCGCATCCTCACAGGGGAATTGCCACCCTGACATATATATTGCAAGGTGAAGGTGAACATTTTGACAGCAGAGGAAATCATGCCAAAGTACATTCAGGTGGTGCTCAGTGGATGAAAGCAGGAAACGGAATTGTCCACGATGAAACATTTAAAGTGGATTCCAAAACAGACGATCGAATGACCCACGGTTTTCAATTTTGGATTAATCTGCCTGCCAAAATAAAAGCAGAGCCACCTGAATATCTTTCGATAGCAGCCGAGGAAGTTCCAAAATACATTATAGATGATGAAAGATCCTGGTTGAAAGTAATTGTTGGTGAATTCGAACATTTAAAGTCAAAAATTCCTAATTATTCCAAACAGTTTGTTTATCATCTTCATTTGGAAAGAGGAAAGCAATGTTCAATTTCTACTGAAAATGATTTGGAATACGCTGCATTTCTACCTGAGCACGATGTTGTCATCAACGATACTAATTATAAATCTGGTGAATTTATTGAATTTGGAAGAGAAGAGGGAATCATTGAAATAAACAATCCCTTCGATTCAGCTGTCGATCTAATTTTATTTGGTGGAGAAAAATACACCGAGCCAATTGTTGCACATGGCCCTTTTGTGATGAATTCGGAAGCTGAAATTGCTGAGGCTTTCAGAGATTTTCATGCCGGCAAATATGGTGAACTTATCAAACATTCAAATTAA
- a CDS encoding SDR family oxidoreductase encodes MKNKVIIITGAGLGLGYATAKELASKGANLALVDYNEKSLATAKMEISKEFPDVKIITFVADVSNEESVKNYVDETVRTFGRIDGLYNNAGIEGKQASITEYDVNIFKKVIDINLMGVYYGLRYVIPVMQKQMYGRIVNVASVGGIRGVLNQMPYVASKHAVSGMTKNAALEYSRDGILTNAIAPGAILTPMVAEAFRQVNPSDPKAAENEYAQRNPTKRLGQPHEVAKLVSFLLSEDNGYVSGQTIAIDGGESNIYGNI; translated from the coding sequence ATGAAAAATAAAGTAATTATAATTACGGGCGCCGGTTTAGGACTTGGATATGCAACAGCAAAAGAATTGGCTTCCAAAGGAGCCAATCTGGCTCTGGTGGACTACAATGAAAAAAGTCTTGCAACAGCCAAAATGGAAATCTCAAAAGAGTTTCCTGATGTAAAAATTATCACCTTTGTAGCAGATGTTTCAAACGAAGAGTCTGTCAAAAATTATGTGGATGAGACAGTTAGAACCTTTGGCAGAATTGACGGACTATACAACAACGCCGGAATTGAAGGCAAACAAGCTAGCATCACTGAATACGATGTTAACATCTTTAAGAAGGTCATCGACATCAATCTCATGGGTGTTTATTATGGTCTGCGATATGTCATTCCTGTAATGCAAAAACAAATGTATGGTCGTATCGTGAATGTAGCTTCTGTGGGTGGTATTCGCGGTGTTCTCAATCAGATGCCTTATGTGGCAAGTAAACACGCTGTATCAGGTATGACAAAAAACGCAGCATTGGAATACAGCAGGGATGGAATACTTACAAACGCCATTGCTCCCGGAGCCATTCTCACCCCAATGGTGGCTGAAGCCTTCAGGCAAGTAAATCCGTCTGACCCCAAAGCTGCAGAAAATGAGTACGCACAACGCAATCCTACCAAACGATTAGGACAACCGCATGAGGTGGCCAAACTGGTCTCCTTCCTACTGAGTGAAGACAATGGCTATGTCAGTGGACAGACTATTGCAATTGATGGAGGTGAATCAAACATTTATGGAAATATTTAA
- the ygiD gene encoding 4,5-DOPA dioxygenase extradiol, protein MNRKTFLKSLVPLITAGPLTVATMKLYELSKMTEPMGHTDKMPVLFLGHGSPMNAIEENEFVKGFRNVAKEIPKPNAILCISAHWETNGTFVTAMQNPPTIHDFGGFPKELFAVRYPAPGSPALAKDTKALVKKTEVGLDDKWGLDHGAWSVIKHLYPNADVPVIQMSLDYNKPARYHYELAQEIKSLREKGVLVIGSGNMVHNLRMVAWDRLNDSEYGFDWAMEAREKMNKFILNGDHDSLIQFRSQGRAFELAIPTPEHYLPLLYSLALRNKNEELSLFNDKAIAGSLTMTSVKIG, encoded by the coding sequence ATGAACAGAAAAACATTTTTAAAATCATTGGTCCCGCTCATTACAGCGGGACCCTTAACAGTAGCAACCATGAAACTATATGAACTTTCCAAAATGACTGAACCTATGGGCCATACAGACAAAATGCCTGTATTGTTTCTTGGACACGGCAGTCCGATGAATGCCATTGAAGAAAACGAATTTGTAAAAGGCTTTAGAAATGTCGCCAAAGAAATTCCAAAGCCCAATGCCATCTTATGTATTTCAGCCCACTGGGAAACAAACGGCACATTTGTAACTGCCATGCAGAATCCTCCAACCATCCACGATTTTGGTGGCTTTCCCAAAGAACTTTTTGCGGTGCGGTACCCTGCTCCAGGCAGTCCTGCATTGGCAAAGGATACCAAGGCGCTTGTTAAAAAAACCGAAGTTGGTTTGGATGATAAATGGGGACTTGACCACGGGGCCTGGAGTGTGATCAAACACTTGTATCCGAATGCAGACGTTCCGGTGATCCAAATGAGTTTGGATTACAACAAACCCGCGCGATATCATTACGAATTGGCGCAGGAAATAAAATCGCTTCGTGAAAAAGGTGTATTGGTGATCGGAAGCGGCAACATGGTGCACAATCTTCGGATGGTGGCATGGGATAGACTCAATGACTCTGAATACGGTTTTGACTGGGCAATGGAAGCAAGAGAAAAAATGAACAAATTTATACTGAATGGCGACCATGATTCGCTGATTCAGTTTCGCTCACAGGGCAGAGCATTCGAATTGGCCATACCCACTCCCGAACATTACCTGCCTTTGCTCTACTCATTGGCTTTAAGAAATAAAAATGAGGAGCTTAGTTTATTCAATGACAAAGCAATTGCTGGTTCATTGACGATGACTTCGGTGAAAATCGGCTGA